In Oncorhynchus clarkii lewisi isolate Uvic-CL-2024 chromosome 2, UVic_Ocla_1.0, whole genome shotgun sequence, one DNA window encodes the following:
- the LOC139381283 gene encoding Bardet-Biedl syndrome 4 protein isoform X3: MADDNPVADVQLPPASEIRKPRPKKAPELPILERRNWLIHLHYIRKDYETCKSIIKEQLQETGGMCEYAVYVQALILRLEGKIQQSLDLFQSCVILNPGSSDNLKQVARSLFLLGKHKAAIEVYNEASQLNEKDWEISHNLGVCYIYTKDFNHAEEQLNIALELSKHDLTYMMLGKIHLLEGDTDKAIDVYRSAVEFSPENTDLLTTLGLLYMQQGKYQKAFEHLGNALTYDPSNFKAILAAGSMMQTHGDYDVAMNKYRVAAYAVPESSPLWNNIGMCFFGNKKYVAAISCLKRANYLSPFDWKILYNLGLVHLTMQQYASAFHFLSAAVNLQPKMAELYMLLAVALTNMDDGENAKRSYEQAVLLDDCNPLINLNFAVLLYNQGDKKGATDQYLEMESKVMESSHNAEFDPELIEMAQKLASALQVGETSVWTKPGSKAPPKSTSTPLVEEHDVENAPSPPLGDPESEDPKAKEKKSKSKPVAE, from the exons ATGGCAGACGACAATCCCGTAGCG GATGTTCAACTGCCTCCAGCTTCTGAAATCAGGAAGCCTCGTCCTAAAAAAG CGCCTGAGCTCCCTATTTTGGAGAGAAGAAACTGGCTCATCCACCTTCACTACATCCGTAAAGACTATGAGACCTGTAAG TCAATCATCAAAGAGCAGCTACAAGAAACCGGGGGGATGTGTGAATATGCCGTCTATGTACAAG ctTTAATCCTTCGCCTGGAAGGAAAAATCCAGCAGTCACTGGACCTGTTCCAGAGCTGTGTAATACTCAACCCTGGCAGCTCGGATAACCTCAAACAAGTGGCCAGATCCCT ATTTCTCCTTGGTAAGCATAAGGCTGCCATAGAGGTTTACAATGAGGCTTCACAGCTCAATGAGAAAGACTGG GAGATCAGCCACAACTTAGGTGTGTGCTACATCTATACCAAAGACTTCAACCAT GCAGAAGAGCAGTTGAACATCGCCCTGGAGTTGAGCAAGCACGACCTGACCTACATGATGCTGGGAAAGATTCACCTGCTGGAAGGGGACACTGACAAAGCCATCGACGTGTACAGAAGTGCTGTTGA GTTTTCTCCTGAAAACACGGATCTTCTCACCACTCTTGGCCTGCTATACATGCAA CAAGGCAAATATCAGAAAGCCTTTGAACACCTTGGGAATGCCCTGACGTATGACCCCAGCAACTTTAAG GCCATCCTGGCAGCCGGCAGCATGATGCAGACGCATGGGGACTATGATGTTGCCATGAATAAGTACCGCGTGGCAGCTTATGCTGTACCTGAGAGCTCACCCCTCTGGAATAACATTGGCATGTGCTTCTTCGGAAACAAGAAATATGTGGCG GCCATCAGCTGTCTGAAGAGGGCCAACTACCTGTCTCCGTTTGACTGGAAAATCCTGTACAACCTGGGCCTGGTGCATCTCACCATGCAACAGTATGCCTCAGCCTTCCACTTCCTCAGTGCTGCCGTCAACCTGCAGCCAAAGATGGCAGAGCTCTATATGCTGCTGGCAG TTGCACTTACTAATATGGATGACGGGGAGAATGCCAAGCGATCATACGAGCAAGCAGTGTTGTTGGATGA CTGTAACCCCTTGATCAATCTGAATTTCGCAGTCCTGTTGTACAATCAAGGAGACAAAAAAGGAGCCACAGATCAGTACCTGGAGATGGAGAGTAAAGTGATGGAAAGCAGCCATAATGCAGAATTCGACccagag CTCATTGAGATGGCCCAGAAGTTGGCATCTGCTCTCCAGGTGGGAGAGACCTCGGTGTGGACCAAGCCAG GCTCTAAGGCTCCACCCAAGTCCACCTCCACGCCGCTAGTTGAAGAGCATGATGTGGAGAATGCCCCTTCCCCTCCCCTAGGGGACCCTGAGTCAGAGGATCCCAAAGCCAAAGAGAAGAAGAGCAAGTCTAAACCTGTGGCTGAGTAG
- the LOC139381283 gene encoding Bardet-Biedl syndrome 4 protein isoform X1, giving the protein MADDNPVADVQLPPASEIRKPRPKKAPELPILERRNWLIHLHYIRKDYETCKSIIKEQLQETGGMCEYAVYVQALILRLEGKIQQSLDLFQSCVILNPGSSDNLKQVARSLFLLGKHKAAIEVYNEASQLNEKDWEISHNLGVCYIYTKDFNHAEEQLNIALELSKHDLTYMMLGKIHLLEGDTDKAIDVYRSAVEFSPENTDLLTTLGLLYMQQGKYQKAFEHLGNALTYDPSNFKAILAAGSMMQTHGDYDVAMNKYRVAAYAVPESSPLWNNIGMCFFGNKKYVAAISCLKRANYLSPFDWKILYNLGLVHLTMQQYASAFHFLSAAVNLQPKMAELYMLLAVALTNMDDGENAKRSYEQAVLLDDCNPLINLNFAVLLYNQGDKKGATDQYLEMESKVMESSHNAEFDPELIEMAQKLASALQVGETSVWTKPGKDSKVSQRSKTTSLQPLGTNQALGQAMSSAASKSIQLAAGSKAPPKSTSTPLVEEHDVENAPSPPLGDPESEDPKAKEKKSKSKPVAE; this is encoded by the exons ATGGCAGACGACAATCCCGTAGCG GATGTTCAACTGCCTCCAGCTTCTGAAATCAGGAAGCCTCGTCCTAAAAAAG CGCCTGAGCTCCCTATTTTGGAGAGAAGAAACTGGCTCATCCACCTTCACTACATCCGTAAAGACTATGAGACCTGTAAG TCAATCATCAAAGAGCAGCTACAAGAAACCGGGGGGATGTGTGAATATGCCGTCTATGTACAAG ctTTAATCCTTCGCCTGGAAGGAAAAATCCAGCAGTCACTGGACCTGTTCCAGAGCTGTGTAATACTCAACCCTGGCAGCTCGGATAACCTCAAACAAGTGGCCAGATCCCT ATTTCTCCTTGGTAAGCATAAGGCTGCCATAGAGGTTTACAATGAGGCTTCACAGCTCAATGAGAAAGACTGG GAGATCAGCCACAACTTAGGTGTGTGCTACATCTATACCAAAGACTTCAACCAT GCAGAAGAGCAGTTGAACATCGCCCTGGAGTTGAGCAAGCACGACCTGACCTACATGATGCTGGGAAAGATTCACCTGCTGGAAGGGGACACTGACAAAGCCATCGACGTGTACAGAAGTGCTGTTGA GTTTTCTCCTGAAAACACGGATCTTCTCACCACTCTTGGCCTGCTATACATGCAA CAAGGCAAATATCAGAAAGCCTTTGAACACCTTGGGAATGCCCTGACGTATGACCCCAGCAACTTTAAG GCCATCCTGGCAGCCGGCAGCATGATGCAGACGCATGGGGACTATGATGTTGCCATGAATAAGTACCGCGTGGCAGCTTATGCTGTACCTGAGAGCTCACCCCTCTGGAATAACATTGGCATGTGCTTCTTCGGAAACAAGAAATATGTGGCG GCCATCAGCTGTCTGAAGAGGGCCAACTACCTGTCTCCGTTTGACTGGAAAATCCTGTACAACCTGGGCCTGGTGCATCTCACCATGCAACAGTATGCCTCAGCCTTCCACTTCCTCAGTGCTGCCGTCAACCTGCAGCCAAAGATGGCAGAGCTCTATATGCTGCTGGCAG TTGCACTTACTAATATGGATGACGGGGAGAATGCCAAGCGATCATACGAGCAAGCAGTGTTGTTGGATGA CTGTAACCCCTTGATCAATCTGAATTTCGCAGTCCTGTTGTACAATCAAGGAGACAAAAAAGGAGCCACAGATCAGTACCTGGAGATGGAGAGTAAAGTGATGGAAAGCAGCCATAATGCAGAATTCGACccagag CTCATTGAGATGGCCCAGAAGTTGGCATCTGCTCTCCAGGTGGGAGAGACCTCGGTGTGGACCAAGCCAGGTAAGGACTCCAAAGTCAGTCAGCGCTCCAAGACCACGTCCCTGCAGCCCCTGGGCACCAACCAGGCCCTTGGGCAGGCCATGTCTTCAGCTGCCAGCAAAAGCATCCAGCTagctgcag GCTCTAAGGCTCCACCCAAGTCCACCTCCACGCCGCTAGTTGAAGAGCATGATGTGGAGAATGCCCCTTCCCCTCCCCTAGGGGACCCTGAGTCAGAGGATCCCAAAGCCAAAGAGAAGAAGAGCAAGTCTAAACCTGTGGCTGAGTAG
- the LOC139381283 gene encoding Bardet-Biedl syndrome 4 protein isoform X2, whose protein sequence is MFNCLQLLKSGSLVLKKSIIKEQLQETGGMCEYAVYVQALILRLEGKIQQSLDLFQSCVILNPGSSDNLKQVARSLFLLGKHKAAIEVYNEASQLNEKDWEISHNLGVCYIYTKDFNHAEEQLNIALELSKHDLTYMMLGKIHLLEGDTDKAIDVYRSAVEFSPENTDLLTTLGLLYMQQGKYQKAFEHLGNALTYDPSNFKAILAAGSMMQTHGDYDVAMNKYRVAAYAVPESSPLWNNIGMCFFGNKKYVAAISCLKRANYLSPFDWKILYNLGLVHLTMQQYASAFHFLSAAVNLQPKMAELYMLLAVALTNMDDGENAKRSYEQAVLLDDCNPLINLNFAVLLYNQGDKKGATDQYLEMESKVMESSHNAEFDPELIEMAQKLASALQVGETSVWTKPGKDSKVSQRSKTTSLQPLGTNQALGQAMSSAASKSIQLAAGSKAPPKSTSTPLVEEHDVENAPSPPLGDPESEDPKAKEKKSKSKPVAE, encoded by the exons ATGTTCAACTGCCTCCAGCTTCTGAAATCAGGAAGCCTCGTCCTAAAAAAG TCAATCATCAAAGAGCAGCTACAAGAAACCGGGGGGATGTGTGAATATGCCGTCTATGTACAAG ctTTAATCCTTCGCCTGGAAGGAAAAATCCAGCAGTCACTGGACCTGTTCCAGAGCTGTGTAATACTCAACCCTGGCAGCTCGGATAACCTCAAACAAGTGGCCAGATCCCT ATTTCTCCTTGGTAAGCATAAGGCTGCCATAGAGGTTTACAATGAGGCTTCACAGCTCAATGAGAAAGACTGG GAGATCAGCCACAACTTAGGTGTGTGCTACATCTATACCAAAGACTTCAACCAT GCAGAAGAGCAGTTGAACATCGCCCTGGAGTTGAGCAAGCACGACCTGACCTACATGATGCTGGGAAAGATTCACCTGCTGGAAGGGGACACTGACAAAGCCATCGACGTGTACAGAAGTGCTGTTGA GTTTTCTCCTGAAAACACGGATCTTCTCACCACTCTTGGCCTGCTATACATGCAA CAAGGCAAATATCAGAAAGCCTTTGAACACCTTGGGAATGCCCTGACGTATGACCCCAGCAACTTTAAG GCCATCCTGGCAGCCGGCAGCATGATGCAGACGCATGGGGACTATGATGTTGCCATGAATAAGTACCGCGTGGCAGCTTATGCTGTACCTGAGAGCTCACCCCTCTGGAATAACATTGGCATGTGCTTCTTCGGAAACAAGAAATATGTGGCG GCCATCAGCTGTCTGAAGAGGGCCAACTACCTGTCTCCGTTTGACTGGAAAATCCTGTACAACCTGGGCCTGGTGCATCTCACCATGCAACAGTATGCCTCAGCCTTCCACTTCCTCAGTGCTGCCGTCAACCTGCAGCCAAAGATGGCAGAGCTCTATATGCTGCTGGCAG TTGCACTTACTAATATGGATGACGGGGAGAATGCCAAGCGATCATACGAGCAAGCAGTGTTGTTGGATGA CTGTAACCCCTTGATCAATCTGAATTTCGCAGTCCTGTTGTACAATCAAGGAGACAAAAAAGGAGCCACAGATCAGTACCTGGAGATGGAGAGTAAAGTGATGGAAAGCAGCCATAATGCAGAATTCGACccagag CTCATTGAGATGGCCCAGAAGTTGGCATCTGCTCTCCAGGTGGGAGAGACCTCGGTGTGGACCAAGCCAGGTAAGGACTCCAAAGTCAGTCAGCGCTCCAAGACCACGTCCCTGCAGCCCCTGGGCACCAACCAGGCCCTTGGGCAGGCCATGTCTTCAGCTGCCAGCAAAAGCATCCAGCTagctgcag GCTCTAAGGCTCCACCCAAGTCCACCTCCACGCCGCTAGTTGAAGAGCATGATGTGGAGAATGCCCCTTCCCCTCCCCTAGGGGACCCTGAGTCAGAGGATCCCAAAGCCAAAGAGAAGAAGAGCAAGTCTAAACCTGTGGCTGAGTAG